The Streptomyces sp. NBC_00344 genome includes a window with the following:
- a CDS encoding complex I subunit 5 family protein, whose amino-acid sequence MTQPNQLLPLIVALPLLGAVVLVAAGRRLPRLAAELVGQAFATGTAALALVLLFRMRAPDTEWVGGWRPHHGRSVGIVLLGDPVALGLAALISLLVAAVLAYSWRYFDEPPVRHAGSFPALVLLFQTGMCGFVLTGDLFDAFVFFELMSVVAYALTGYRVEEAKAVQGALTFGVVNSLGAYATLTGIVLLYARTGELGMRAIGRRLDEQGRPDALVLAAFVLILTGLLVKAAAVPFHFWLPDAHAVAPTPVCMLLSGVMVELGVYGIWRIHWTVFGGPGGIAADDVQRALVTLGVLTSVVGAAMCWQQRHLKRLLAFSTVAHTGLFLIGLGLTTPDSTAGVALYVLGHAGVKAALFACAGILLDRYGSIDEHELHGRARGLPFTGVLFTAGGLALCGLPPFGTALGKAVIEESAGTPLTVLFVGVSAVTGGAVLRVAARVFGGFGPRPAEGQRYETSGEGEEPETGAALARVPVTMLAVPALLLAAALAAGLSPALAHAVGDAVDRAVPGAAAHEPRWPAPGILLGLLSTALAGALAARAVRRPARTGGRDLMAPLRRLHSGHIGDYVAWLAAGATLLAALTRW is encoded by the coding sequence ATGACCCAGCCGAACCAACTGCTGCCGCTCATCGTCGCCCTGCCGCTGCTGGGCGCCGTGGTGCTGGTGGCCGCCGGACGACGACTGCCCCGGCTCGCCGCCGAACTGGTGGGCCAGGCCTTCGCGACGGGCACAGCGGCACTCGCCCTGGTACTGCTGTTCCGGATGCGGGCCCCGGACACCGAATGGGTCGGCGGCTGGCGCCCGCACCACGGGAGAAGCGTCGGCATCGTCCTGCTGGGCGATCCGGTGGCGCTGGGCCTGGCCGCACTGATCTCCCTGCTGGTCGCCGCGGTACTCGCGTACTCCTGGCGCTACTTCGACGAACCTCCGGTCCGGCACGCCGGGTCCTTCCCCGCTCTCGTCCTGCTCTTCCAGACTGGCATGTGCGGTTTCGTGCTGACCGGCGATCTCTTCGACGCCTTCGTCTTCTTCGAGCTGATGAGCGTCGTCGCCTACGCCCTCACCGGCTACCGGGTCGAGGAGGCCAAGGCCGTCCAGGGCGCGCTGACCTTCGGCGTCGTCAACTCCCTCGGCGCCTACGCCACCCTCACCGGCATCGTGCTGCTCTACGCACGTACCGGGGAGCTCGGCATGCGGGCGATCGGCCGCCGCCTCGACGAACAGGGGCGCCCCGACGCACTGGTCCTCGCCGCCTTCGTCCTCATCCTCACGGGCCTGCTGGTCAAGGCGGCCGCCGTGCCCTTCCACTTCTGGCTCCCCGACGCCCACGCCGTCGCCCCCACCCCGGTCTGCATGCTGCTCTCCGGCGTCATGGTCGAACTCGGCGTGTACGGGATCTGGCGGATCCACTGGACCGTCTTCGGCGGCCCCGGCGGTATCGCGGCGGACGACGTCCAACGCGCCCTGGTGACACTCGGTGTACTGACCTCGGTCGTGGGGGCGGCCATGTGCTGGCAGCAGCGCCACCTCAAGCGGCTGCTGGCCTTCTCCACCGTCGCCCACACCGGCCTCTTCCTCATCGGCCTCGGGCTGACCACCCCGGACAGCACAGCGGGCGTCGCCCTCTACGTCCTCGGGCACGCGGGGGTGAAGGCGGCGCTCTTCGCGTGCGCCGGCATCCTGCTCGACCGCTACGGCTCCATCGATGAGCACGAACTCCACGGCCGCGCACGGGGGCTCCCCTTCACCGGCGTGCTGTTCACCGCCGGCGGGCTGGCCCTCTGCGGGCTCCCGCCGTTCGGCACGGCCCTGGGCAAGGCCGTGATCGAGGAGTCGGCGGGGACGCCGCTCACCGTGCTCTTCGTCGGGGTCTCCGCGGTCACCGGGGGAGCGGTACTGCGGGTCGCCGCCCGGGTCTTCGGCGGCTTCGGTCCCCGGCCCGCCGAGGGCCAGCGTTACGAGACCAGCGGGGAGGGCGAGGAGCCGGAGACCGGCGCGGCGCTCGCCAGGGTTCCTGTCACCATGCTCGCCGTTCCCGCCCTGCTGCTGGCCGCAGCACTCGCGGCCGGGCTGTCGCCCGCTCTGGCCCACGCGGTCGGCGACGCGGTCGACCGGGCGGTCCCGGGAGCCGCGGCCCATGAACCGCGATGGCCGGCCCCCGGCATCCTCCTGGGGCTGCTGTCCACGGCTCTGGCGGGCGCCCTCGCCGCGCGGGCGGTACGGCGGCCGGCGCGCACCGGCGGCAGGGACCTCATGGCGCCGCTGCGGCGGCTGCACTCCGGGCACATCGGCGACTACGTCGCCTGGCTGGCCGCCGGAGCGACCCTGCTGGCGGCCCTGACCCGGTGGTGA
- a CDS encoding glutamine synthetase family protein, with product MDKQQEFVLRTLEERDIRFVRLWFTDVLGFLKSVAVAPAELEQAFDEGIGFDGSAIEGFARVYESDMIAKPDPSTFQILPWRAEAPGSARMFCDILMPDGSPSFADPRYVLKRILAKTSDLGFTFYTHPEIEFYLLKHKPLDGTRPTPADNSGYFDHTPQNVGMDFRRQAITMLESMGISVEFSHHEGAPGQQEIDLRYADALSTADNIMTFRLVMKQVALEQGVQATFMPKPFSEYPGSGMHTHLSLFEGDRNAFYESGAEYQLSKVGRSFIAGLLTHAAEISAVTNQWVNSYKRIWGGSTRSAGAGGEAPSYICWGHNNRSALIRVPMYKPGKTGSARVEVRSIDSGANPYLTYALLLAAGLKGVEEGYELPAGADDDVWALSDAERRAMGIEPLPQNLGEAIALMERSELVAETLGEHVFDFFLRNKKAEWEEYRSEVTAFELRKNLPVL from the coding sequence ATGGACAAACAGCAGGAATTCGTGCTCCGTACGCTGGAGGAGCGCGACATCCGCTTCGTACGGCTGTGGTTCACCGATGTCCTCGGTTTCCTGAAGTCGGTCGCCGTGGCCCCCGCCGAGCTGGAGCAGGCCTTCGACGAAGGCATCGGTTTCGACGGCTCCGCCATCGAGGGCTTCGCCCGGGTCTATGAATCCGACATGATCGCCAAGCCGGATCCCAGCACCTTCCAGATCCTGCCCTGGCGCGCCGAGGCCCCTGGCTCGGCACGGATGTTCTGCGACATCCTGATGCCCGACGGCTCCCCGTCCTTCGCGGACCCCCGCTACGTACTGAAGCGGATCCTCGCCAAGACGTCCGACCTCGGATTCACCTTCTACACACACCCCGAGATCGAGTTCTACCTGCTGAAGCACAAGCCGCTGGACGGCACCCGCCCCACCCCCGCCGACAACTCCGGTTACTTCGACCACACCCCGCAGAACGTCGGCATGGACTTCCGCCGCCAGGCGATCACCATGCTCGAATCGATGGGCATCTCGGTCGAGTTCAGCCACCACGAGGGCGCGCCCGGCCAGCAGGAGATCGACCTCAGGTACGCCGACGCGCTGTCCACGGCCGACAACATCATGACCTTCCGCCTCGTCATGAAGCAGGTCGCGCTGGAGCAGGGCGTGCAGGCCACCTTCATGCCGAAGCCGTTCAGCGAGTACCCCGGCTCCGGCATGCACACCCACCTCTCCCTCTTCGAGGGCGACCGCAACGCGTTCTACGAGTCCGGCGCCGAGTACCAGCTCTCCAAGGTGGGCCGCTCCTTCATCGCCGGACTGCTGACTCACGCCGCCGAGATCTCCGCTGTGACCAACCAGTGGGTCAACTCCTACAAGCGCATCTGGGGCGGCTCCACCCGCAGCGCGGGCGCGGGCGGCGAGGCTCCCTCGTACATCTGCTGGGGCCACAACAACCGCTCGGCGCTGATCCGGGTCCCGATGTACAAGCCCGGCAAGACCGGTTCGGCGCGTGTCGAGGTCCGCTCGATCGACTCCGGAGCCAACCCGTATCTGACGTACGCGCTGCTGCTCGCCGCAGGACTCAAGGGTGTCGAGGAGGGCTACGAACTCCCCGCCGGGGCGGACGACGACGTCTGGGCGCTGTCGGACGCGGAACGCCGCGCGATGGGCATCGAGCCGCTGCCGCAGAACCTCGGCGAGGCGATCGCGCTGATGGAGCGCAGTGAACTGGTCGCGGAGACGCTCGGCGAGCATGTCTTCGACTTCTTCCTCCGCAACAAGAAGGCGGAGTGGGAGGAGTACCGCTCCGAGGTCACCGCCTTCGAGCTGCGGAAGAACCTGCCGGTGCTGTAG
- a CDS encoding alpha/beta fold hydrolase, with product MNSTQQQLMPAYDHRPGAGPTLVFLHYWGGSARTWDLVVDHLAGRDLLTVDFRGWSRSSGLPGPYTLRQLSDDTLAVIADAAVTDYVLVGHSMGGKVAQLIAATRPAGHRGIILVGSGPAKPAAEITPEYREGLSHAYDSDDSVAGARDTILTATDLPESLKSQIATDSRSSADAARTEWPLRGIAEDVTEHARMISVPALVVAGGNDRVEPVGVLRENLVPYLSGAGFTVIPNTGHLIPLEAPADLVEAITAFAPVH from the coding sequence ATGAACTCGACGCAGCAGCAGCTCATGCCCGCTTACGACCATCGACCGGGGGCCGGTCCGACTCTGGTGTTTCTCCACTACTGGGGTGGTTCTGCCCGCACCTGGGACCTCGTCGTCGACCACCTCGCGGGTCGCGACCTCCTCACTGTCGACTTCCGAGGGTGGAGCCGCTCCAGCGGCCTGCCCGGCCCCTACACGCTCCGCCAGCTCTCGGACGACACTCTCGCCGTGATCGCGGACGCGGCCGTCACCGACTACGTCCTGGTCGGACACTCCATGGGCGGCAAGGTCGCGCAGCTGATCGCGGCGACCCGGCCCGCCGGCCACCGCGGCATCATCCTCGTCGGTTCCGGTCCGGCGAAGCCCGCCGCGGAGATCACTCCCGAGTACCGGGAAGGCCTTTCTCACGCCTACGACAGCGACGACTCCGTCGCCGGCGCACGGGACACCATCCTCACCGCGACCGACCTGCCCGAATCGCTCAAGTCGCAGATTGCGACCGATTCGCGTTCCAGCGCCGACGCGGCCCGTACGGAGTGGCCGCTGCGCGGCATCGCGGAGGACGTCACTGAGCACGCCCGCATGATCAGCGTCCCCGCCCTCGTCGTCGCCGGAGGGAACGACCGCGTCGAGCCTGTCGGGGTGCTCCGCGAGAACCTGGTGCCCTACCTCTCCGGAGCCGGCTTCACGGTGATCCCGAACACCGGTCACCTGATCCCGCTGGAAGCTCCGGCCGACCTCGTCGAGGCGATCACCGCCTTCGCCCCGGTTCACTGA
- a CDS encoding helix-turn-helix domain-containing protein: MVETGHVTVIRQMTYQPVGRVAAAVEMMTFGRLRGLSDGGTQRADFHVLAVVDAGRGAVTVDFLRHPLRERSAVWVAPGAVHRWDDIADVAGHVVLFVPTAPVTHATRQLAATPDLAAHWNIPDGDWPFVDTARNHLLLEASAPPADTSTELPEILLSALIARLRPPHAEARSANPAFRLFRSSVETHFREHHDAGYYARALGYAPRTLSRAVQQATGRTAKTYIVDRIALEAKRLLAHDRLTAAGCAGALGFPDASNFSVFFLNATGMRPGAWQSAVAVP, translated from the coding sequence ATGGTGGAAACTGGACACGTGACCGTGATCCGGCAGATGACCTACCAGCCCGTCGGGCGCGTTGCCGCCGCTGTCGAGATGATGACGTTCGGCCGCCTCCGCGGGCTGAGCGACGGCGGCACGCAACGTGCCGACTTCCATGTCCTGGCCGTCGTCGATGCCGGACGCGGAGCCGTCACGGTGGACTTCCTCCGGCACCCGCTCAGGGAGCGGTCCGCGGTGTGGGTCGCTCCTGGTGCGGTGCACCGATGGGACGACATCGCCGACGTGGCAGGGCACGTGGTGCTGTTCGTCCCGACCGCGCCGGTCACCCACGCCACCCGACAACTCGCCGCGACCCCGGACCTGGCGGCGCACTGGAACATTCCCGACGGCGACTGGCCCTTCGTCGACACCGCGCGCAACCATCTGCTCCTCGAAGCATCCGCCCCGCCCGCGGACACGTCGACGGAGCTGCCCGAGATCCTGCTCTCCGCGCTCATCGCCCGGCTCCGGCCACCGCACGCCGAAGCGCGGTCGGCCAATCCTGCGTTTCGGCTTTTCCGGTCCAGCGTCGAAACGCACTTCCGCGAACATCACGATGCCGGCTACTACGCCCGGGCTCTGGGATACGCCCCCCGCACCCTCTCAAGGGCAGTGCAGCAGGCCACCGGCCGCACCGCGAAGACGTACATCGTCGATCGGATCGCCCTGGAAGCCAAACGGCTCCTCGCGCACGACCGCCTCACCGCGGCCGGCTGCGCCGGCGCGCTCGGTTTCCCCGACGCGTCCAACTTCTCGGTGTTCTTCCTCAACGCCACAGGCATGCGCCCGGGTGCATGGCAGTCGGCGGTGGCCGTCCCGTGA
- a CDS encoding carbohydrate-binding module family 20 domain-containing protein, with translation MRSRVIHGGLAVLLAATGLTIAAQQPAGATPPGSKDVTATLFEWKYDSVAKACTDSLGPAGYGYVEVSPASEQIPGDQWWTSYQPVSYNIAGRLGNEASFKNMVGTCHSAGVKVVADAVINHMSAGSGTGTGGTSYTKYNYPGFYQDQDFHSCRSNISNYGDRDNVQNCELVGLADLNTGSDYVRTTIAGYLNHLISLGVDGFRIDAAKHMSAGDLSAIKAKLSNPGVYWVQEVIYGAGEAVQPSEYTGTGDVDAFQGAYDLKRIFGSEKLSSLSNWGQSWGAGYLASDKSRTFVDNWDTERNGSTLNYKNNATYTLANVFMLAWPYGSPNVYSGYEFTNNDAGPPNGGTVNACYSDGWKCQHAWPQIANMVGFRNAVAGTAVTNWWSNGSNAIAFGRGSKGFVAINHEAGSLTQTFSTSLPGGTYCDVQHSGTTYSVGSDGKFTATIGSNDALALYAASSCSGTGNGGGGTTDPVGGASFAVNATTVTGQNIYVTGNSPALGNWNTGNALLLSSASYPVWKLTVPMAAGTAFEYKYIRKDGSGNVTWESGANRTAAVSSGGSVSVSDTWRD, from the coding sequence ATGAGATCCCGAGTCATACACGGCGGGCTGGCCGTGTTGCTGGCCGCGACCGGTCTCACCATCGCAGCACAGCAGCCGGCCGGGGCCACACCGCCCGGCAGCAAGGACGTCACCGCCACTCTGTTCGAGTGGAAGTACGACTCGGTGGCCAAAGCCTGCACCGACAGCCTCGGCCCGGCCGGCTACGGATACGTCGAGGTCTCCCCGGCGTCCGAGCAGATTCCGGGCGACCAGTGGTGGACCTCGTACCAGCCGGTGAGCTACAACATCGCGGGCCGGCTGGGGAACGAGGCGTCGTTCAAGAACATGGTCGGCACCTGCCACAGTGCGGGTGTGAAGGTCGTCGCCGACGCGGTGATCAACCACATGTCGGCGGGCTCGGGGACGGGCACCGGCGGCACCAGCTACACCAAGTACAACTACCCGGGGTTCTACCAGGATCAGGACTTCCACTCCTGCCGGAGCAACATCAGCAACTACGGCGACCGGGACAACGTCCAGAACTGCGAACTCGTCGGCCTGGCGGACCTCAACACCGGCAGCGACTACGTCCGCACCACCATCGCCGGATACCTGAACCATCTGATCTCCCTAGGTGTGGACGGATTCCGCATCGACGCCGCCAAGCACATGTCGGCCGGCGACCTCTCCGCCATCAAGGCGAAGCTGTCCAACCCGGGTGTCTACTGGGTGCAGGAGGTCATCTACGGCGCCGGAGAAGCGGTACAGCCGAGCGAGTACACCGGGACCGGCGACGTCGACGCCTTCCAGGGGGCGTACGACCTCAAGCGGATCTTCGGCAGCGAGAAGCTCTCCTCCCTCAGCAACTGGGGCCAGTCCTGGGGTGCCGGCTACCTGGCAAGTGACAAGTCCCGTACTTTCGTGGACAACTGGGACACCGAGCGCAACGGATCCACCCTCAACTACAAGAACAACGCCACCTACACGCTGGCGAATGTCTTCATGCTGGCCTGGCCGTACGGTTCGCCGAACGTCTACTCCGGCTACGAGTTCACCAACAACGACGCGGGCCCGCCCAACGGCGGTACCGTCAACGCCTGTTACAGCGACGGCTGGAAGTGCCAGCACGCCTGGCCGCAGATCGCCAACATGGTCGGCTTCCGCAACGCGGTCGCCGGCACCGCGGTCACCAACTGGTGGTCCAACGGCAGCAACGCCATCGCCTTCGGCCGAGGCAGCAAGGGCTTCGTGGCGATCAACCACGAGGCCGGCTCGCTGACCCAGACCTTCAGCACCTCGCTGCCCGGCGGCACCTACTGCGACGTCCAGCACAGCGGAACGACCTACTCGGTCGGCTCCGACGGAAAGTTCACCGCCACCATCGGTTCCAACGACGCGCTCGCGCTCTACGCGGCGAGCTCCTGCTCCGGCACCGGGAACGGTGGCGGCGGCACCACCGACCCGGTCGGCGGCGCCTCCTTCGCGGTGAACGCCACCACGGTGACCGGCCAGAACATCTACGTCACCGGGAACAGCCCGGCCCTCGGAAACTGGAACACCGGTAACGCCCTGCTGCTCTCGTCGGCGAGCTACCCGGTGTGGAAGCTGACGGTCCCGATGGCCGCCGGCACCGCCTTCGAGTACAAGTACATCCGCAAGGACGGCAGTGGAAACGTCACCTGGGAATCAGGCGCCAACCGCACGGCCGCGGTCTCGTCGGGCGGTTCGGTGTCGGTGAGCGACACCTGGCGCGACTGA